A section of the Alligator mississippiensis isolate rAllMis1 chromosome 8, rAllMis1, whole genome shotgun sequence genome encodes:
- the RHOT1 gene encoding mitochondrial Rho GTPase 1 isoform X2, with protein sequence MKKDVRILLVGEPRVGKTSLIMSLVSEEFPEEVPPRAEEITIPADVTPERVPTHIVDYSEAEQTDEQLYHEISQANVICIVYAVNNKNSIEKVTSRWIPLINERTDKDSRLPLILVGNKSDLVEYSSMETILPIMNQYTEIETCVECSAKNLKNISELFYYAQKAVLHPTGPLYCPEEKEMKPACIKALTRIFRISDQDNDGTLNDAELNFFQRICFNTPLAPQALEDVKNVVRKNLSDGVADNGLTLKGFLFLHTLFIQRGRHETTWTVLRRFGYDDDLELTPEYLFPPLKIPPDCTTELNHHAYLFLQSIFDKHDLDRDCALSPEELKDLFKVFPYMPWGPDVNNTVCTNERGWITYQGFLSQWTLTTYLDVQRCLEYLGYLGYSILTEQESQASALTVTRDKKIDLQKKQTQRNVFRCNVVGMKGCGKNGVLQALLGRNLMRQRQIRAEHKSYYAINTVYVYGQEKYLLLHDVSDSEFLCDDETICDVVCLVYDVNNPKSFEYCARIFKQHFMDSRTPCLVVAAKSDLHEVKQEYSISPADFCKKHKMPPPQAFTCNTVEAPSKDIFVKLTTMAMYPHMTQADLKSSSFWLRASFGATVFAVLGFAMYKALLKQR encoded by the exons CCAGAGTTGGGAAGACATCGCTTATTATGTCTCTTGTCAGTGAAGAATTTCCAGAAGAG GTTCCTCCACGTGCAGAAGAAATCACCATCCCAGCTGATGTTACCCCTGAGAGAGTGCCAACCCACATAGTGGATTATTCAG AAGCAGAGCAGACTGATGAGCAGCTTTATCATGAAATCTCACAG gCTAATGTAATTTGCATAGTATATGCTGTTAACAACAAGAATTCTATTGAAAAG GTAACAAGTCGATGGATTCCTCTCATCAATGAAAGAACAGACAAAGATAGCAG ACTGCCTCTTATCTTGGTTGGAAACAAATCTGATCTAGTGGAATACAGCAGTATGGAGACCATCCTTCCAATTATGAACCAATACACAGAAATAGAAACTTGTGTAGAG TGTTCGGCCAAAAACTTGAAGAATATATCTGAACTATTTTATTATGCACAGAAAGCTGTTCTTCATCCTACAGGGCCTCTCTATTGCCCAGAGGAAAAAGAG ATGAAACCTGCCTGCATAAAAGCTCTCACACGCATCTTCAGGATCTCTGATCAGGATAATGATGGCACTCTCAATGATGCAGAGCTCAACTTCTTTCAG AGAATATGTTTTAATACACCATTAGCACCTCAAGCACTGGAGGATGTAAAGAATGTAGTCAGGAAAAATCTAAGTGATGGAGTTGCCGATAATGGATTAACATTAAAAG gttttctttttctacACACACTTTTTATTCAGCGAGGAAGACATGAAACAACCTGGACAGTATTACGTCGTTTTGGCTATGATGATGATTTAGAGCTCACACCAGAGTATTTGTTTCCTCC GTTGAAAATTCCTCCTGATTGCACAACAGAGTTGAATCATCATGCATATTTGTTTCTCCAAAGCATTTTTGATAAACATGATTTG GACAGAGATTGTGCTTTGTCTCCTGAAGAACTCAAAGATTTGTTCAAAGTCTTCCCTTATATGCCATGGGGGCCTGATGTCAACAACACTGTTTGTACAAATGAAAGGGGTTGGATTACATACCAAGGATTTCTCTCTCAGTGGAC ATTAACTACATATTTAGATGTACAGCGCTGTCTGGAATACCTAGGGTATTTGGGCTATTCAATACTGACAGAGCAAGAGTCTCAGGCATCAGCACTTACAG TAACTAGAGATAAAAAGATAGACCTCCAGAAAAAGCAGACTCAAAGGAATGTGTTTCGGTGCAATGTTGTTGGGATGAAAGGCTGTGGGAAAAATGGAGTTCTTCAGGCACTTCTTGGAAGAAACCTAATG AGACAGAGGCAGATACGTGCGGAGCATAAATCTTACTATGCAATTAATACAGTCTATGTATATGGACAAGAAAAATACTTGCTG TTACATGATGTTAGTGATTCTGAGTTTTTATGTGATGATGAGACCATATGTGATGTTGTCTGCCTGGTGTATGATGTCAATAACCCCAAATCCTTTGAATACTGTGCCAGGATTTTTAAG CAACACTTCATGGATAGCAGAACACCTTGTTTAGTGGTAGCTGCAAAGTCAGATCTACACGAAGTGAAACAGGAATATAGCATTTCTCCTGCAGACTTCTGCAAGAAACACAAAATGCCTCCACCACAAGCCTTTACATGTAACACTGTCGAAGCACCGAGTAAGGATATCTTTGTTAAACTGACAACTATGGCCATGTATCC
- the RHOT1 gene encoding mitochondrial Rho GTPase 1 isoform X3, with the protein MSLVSEEFPEEVPPRAEEITIPADVTPERVPTHIVDYSEAEQTDEQLYHEISQANVICIVYAVNNKNSIEKVTSRWIPLINERTDKDSRLPLILVGNKSDLVEYSSMETILPIMNQYTEIETCVECSAKNLKNISELFYYAQKAVLHPTGPLYCPEEKEMKPACIKALTRIFRISDQDNDGTLNDAELNFFQRICFNTPLAPQALEDVKNVVRKNLSDGVADNGLTLKGFLFLHTLFIQRGRHETTWTVLRRFGYDDDLELTPEYLFPPLKIPPDCTTELNHHAYLFLQSIFDKHDLDRDCALSPEELKDLFKVFPYMPWGPDVNNTVCTNERGWITYQGFLSQWTLTTYLDVQRCLEYLGYLGYSILTEQESQASALTVTRDKKIDLQKKQTQRNVFRCNVVGMKGCGKNGVLQALLGRNLMRQRQIRAEHKSYYAINTVYVYGQEKYLLLHDVSDSEFLCDDETICDVVCLVYDVNNPKSFEYCARIFKQHFMDSRTPCLVVAAKSDLHEVKQEYSISPADFCKKHKMPPPQAFTCNTVEAPSKDIFVKLTTMAMYPHARLRCMCACNRCTFCICQNFLNSDLLQSVKNKLFTAVLNRHMTQADLKSSSFWLRASFGATVFAVLGFAMYKALLKQR; encoded by the exons ATGTCTCTTGTCAGTGAAGAATTTCCAGAAGAG GTTCCTCCACGTGCAGAAGAAATCACCATCCCAGCTGATGTTACCCCTGAGAGAGTGCCAACCCACATAGTGGATTATTCAG AAGCAGAGCAGACTGATGAGCAGCTTTATCATGAAATCTCACAG gCTAATGTAATTTGCATAGTATATGCTGTTAACAACAAGAATTCTATTGAAAAG GTAACAAGTCGATGGATTCCTCTCATCAATGAAAGAACAGACAAAGATAGCAG ACTGCCTCTTATCTTGGTTGGAAACAAATCTGATCTAGTGGAATACAGCAGTATGGAGACCATCCTTCCAATTATGAACCAATACACAGAAATAGAAACTTGTGTAGAG TGTTCGGCCAAAAACTTGAAGAATATATCTGAACTATTTTATTATGCACAGAAAGCTGTTCTTCATCCTACAGGGCCTCTCTATTGCCCAGAGGAAAAAGAG ATGAAACCTGCCTGCATAAAAGCTCTCACACGCATCTTCAGGATCTCTGATCAGGATAATGATGGCACTCTCAATGATGCAGAGCTCAACTTCTTTCAG AGAATATGTTTTAATACACCATTAGCACCTCAAGCACTGGAGGATGTAAAGAATGTAGTCAGGAAAAATCTAAGTGATGGAGTTGCCGATAATGGATTAACATTAAAAG gttttctttttctacACACACTTTTTATTCAGCGAGGAAGACATGAAACAACCTGGACAGTATTACGTCGTTTTGGCTATGATGATGATTTAGAGCTCACACCAGAGTATTTGTTTCCTCC GTTGAAAATTCCTCCTGATTGCACAACAGAGTTGAATCATCATGCATATTTGTTTCTCCAAAGCATTTTTGATAAACATGATTTG GACAGAGATTGTGCTTTGTCTCCTGAAGAACTCAAAGATTTGTTCAAAGTCTTCCCTTATATGCCATGGGGGCCTGATGTCAACAACACTGTTTGTACAAATGAAAGGGGTTGGATTACATACCAAGGATTTCTCTCTCAGTGGAC ATTAACTACATATTTAGATGTACAGCGCTGTCTGGAATACCTAGGGTATTTGGGCTATTCAATACTGACAGAGCAAGAGTCTCAGGCATCAGCACTTACAG TAACTAGAGATAAAAAGATAGACCTCCAGAAAAAGCAGACTCAAAGGAATGTGTTTCGGTGCAATGTTGTTGGGATGAAAGGCTGTGGGAAAAATGGAGTTCTTCAGGCACTTCTTGGAAGAAACCTAATG AGACAGAGGCAGATACGTGCGGAGCATAAATCTTACTATGCAATTAATACAGTCTATGTATATGGACAAGAAAAATACTTGCTG TTACATGATGTTAGTGATTCTGAGTTTTTATGTGATGATGAGACCATATGTGATGTTGTCTGCCTGGTGTATGATGTCAATAACCCCAAATCCTTTGAATACTGTGCCAGGATTTTTAAG CAACACTTCATGGATAGCAGAACACCTTGTTTAGTGGTAGCTGCAAAGTCAGATCTACACGAAGTGAAACAGGAATATAGCATTTCTCCTGCAGACTTCTGCAAGAAACACAAAATGCCTCCACCACAAGCCTTTACATGTAACACTGTCGAAGCACCGAGTAAGGATATCTTTGTTAAACTGACAACTATGGCCATGTATCC CCATGCCCGGTTACGCTGTATGTGCGCCTGCAACAGGTGTACATTTTGCATCTGTCAGAACTTCCTCAACTCAGACTTGCTGCAATCTGTAAAGAACAAACTCTTCACTGCAGTTCTTAACAG
- the RHOT1 gene encoding mitochondrial Rho GTPase 1 isoform X1, producing MKKDVRILLVGEPRVGKTSLIMSLVSEEFPEEVPPRAEEITIPADVTPERVPTHIVDYSEAEQTDEQLYHEISQANVICIVYAVNNKNSIEKVTSRWIPLINERTDKDSRLPLILVGNKSDLVEYSSMETILPIMNQYTEIETCVECSAKNLKNISELFYYAQKAVLHPTGPLYCPEEKEMKPACIKALTRIFRISDQDNDGTLNDAELNFFQRICFNTPLAPQALEDVKNVVRKNLSDGVADNGLTLKGFLFLHTLFIQRGRHETTWTVLRRFGYDDDLELTPEYLFPPLKIPPDCTTELNHHAYLFLQSIFDKHDLDRDCALSPEELKDLFKVFPYMPWGPDVNNTVCTNERGWITYQGFLSQWTLTTYLDVQRCLEYLGYLGYSILTEQESQASALTVTRDKKIDLQKKQTQRNVFRCNVVGMKGCGKNGVLQALLGRNLMRQRQIRAEHKSYYAINTVYVYGQEKYLLLHDVSDSEFLCDDETICDVVCLVYDVNNPKSFEYCARIFKQHFMDSRTPCLVVAAKSDLHEVKQEYSISPADFCKKHKMPPPQAFTCNTVEAPSKDIFVKLTTMAMYPHARLRCMCACNRCTFCICQNFLNSDLLQSVKNKLFTAVLNRHMTQADLKSSSFWLRASFGATVFAVLGFAMYKALLKQR from the exons CCAGAGTTGGGAAGACATCGCTTATTATGTCTCTTGTCAGTGAAGAATTTCCAGAAGAG GTTCCTCCACGTGCAGAAGAAATCACCATCCCAGCTGATGTTACCCCTGAGAGAGTGCCAACCCACATAGTGGATTATTCAG AAGCAGAGCAGACTGATGAGCAGCTTTATCATGAAATCTCACAG gCTAATGTAATTTGCATAGTATATGCTGTTAACAACAAGAATTCTATTGAAAAG GTAACAAGTCGATGGATTCCTCTCATCAATGAAAGAACAGACAAAGATAGCAG ACTGCCTCTTATCTTGGTTGGAAACAAATCTGATCTAGTGGAATACAGCAGTATGGAGACCATCCTTCCAATTATGAACCAATACACAGAAATAGAAACTTGTGTAGAG TGTTCGGCCAAAAACTTGAAGAATATATCTGAACTATTTTATTATGCACAGAAAGCTGTTCTTCATCCTACAGGGCCTCTCTATTGCCCAGAGGAAAAAGAG ATGAAACCTGCCTGCATAAAAGCTCTCACACGCATCTTCAGGATCTCTGATCAGGATAATGATGGCACTCTCAATGATGCAGAGCTCAACTTCTTTCAG AGAATATGTTTTAATACACCATTAGCACCTCAAGCACTGGAGGATGTAAAGAATGTAGTCAGGAAAAATCTAAGTGATGGAGTTGCCGATAATGGATTAACATTAAAAG gttttctttttctacACACACTTTTTATTCAGCGAGGAAGACATGAAACAACCTGGACAGTATTACGTCGTTTTGGCTATGATGATGATTTAGAGCTCACACCAGAGTATTTGTTTCCTCC GTTGAAAATTCCTCCTGATTGCACAACAGAGTTGAATCATCATGCATATTTGTTTCTCCAAAGCATTTTTGATAAACATGATTTG GACAGAGATTGTGCTTTGTCTCCTGAAGAACTCAAAGATTTGTTCAAAGTCTTCCCTTATATGCCATGGGGGCCTGATGTCAACAACACTGTTTGTACAAATGAAAGGGGTTGGATTACATACCAAGGATTTCTCTCTCAGTGGAC ATTAACTACATATTTAGATGTACAGCGCTGTCTGGAATACCTAGGGTATTTGGGCTATTCAATACTGACAGAGCAAGAGTCTCAGGCATCAGCACTTACAG TAACTAGAGATAAAAAGATAGACCTCCAGAAAAAGCAGACTCAAAGGAATGTGTTTCGGTGCAATGTTGTTGGGATGAAAGGCTGTGGGAAAAATGGAGTTCTTCAGGCACTTCTTGGAAGAAACCTAATG AGACAGAGGCAGATACGTGCGGAGCATAAATCTTACTATGCAATTAATACAGTCTATGTATATGGACAAGAAAAATACTTGCTG TTACATGATGTTAGTGATTCTGAGTTTTTATGTGATGATGAGACCATATGTGATGTTGTCTGCCTGGTGTATGATGTCAATAACCCCAAATCCTTTGAATACTGTGCCAGGATTTTTAAG CAACACTTCATGGATAGCAGAACACCTTGTTTAGTGGTAGCTGCAAAGTCAGATCTACACGAAGTGAAACAGGAATATAGCATTTCTCCTGCAGACTTCTGCAAGAAACACAAAATGCCTCCACCACAAGCCTTTACATGTAACACTGTCGAAGCACCGAGTAAGGATATCTTTGTTAAACTGACAACTATGGCCATGTATCC CCATGCCCGGTTACGCTGTATGTGCGCCTGCAACAGGTGTACATTTTGCATCTGTCAGAACTTCCTCAACTCAGACTTGCTGCAATCTGTAAAGAACAAACTCTTCACTGCAGTTCTTAACAG